One genomic segment of Rhizorhabdus phycosphaerae includes these proteins:
- a CDS encoding phospholipase D-like domain-containing protein encodes MMSSDLFRTDDNCWQVERANRFGVIIDAADYFRVARDAMMAAREQIILVGWDVDPRILLDPDAADREEPNCLAEFIPWLAKRRPELRINLLIWNMGFLKMLGRGLSVFTLARWRLSRHVSIRFDSSHPIGGTHHQKLLVVDDSLAMCGGIDMTSDRWDTPDHIDGDPRRVRPNGNPYRPWHDTAGLVEGPVAKALGDLARTRWHRATGKHLPEPTPHDTSWPAIVEPLHRDIDVAIARTEPRADDHEEVREIERLYVDMIARARRFIYADNQYFASRRVAEAIAKRLEETDGPEIVIINPVSADGWLQEAVMGSARAELFYALAEIDRDDRFQIYTPVTAAGRHIYVHSKLMIVDDVILRVGSSNMNNRSMGLDSECDIAIDRSANGQPDPAITSLRERLLAEHLGTTEQAVRDAFQRTGSLIGTIECLRGSGKTLNPFEPEKVNDTTYAIGASGLLDPESVDERFEPLSSRGLFRGFLRRGTHQLIDTIRERRRLRRERNRGRWRRKFRRIVDAARGERD; translated from the coding sequence ATGATGTCGAGCGACCTTTTCCGGACGGATGACAATTGCTGGCAGGTCGAACGTGCGAACCGTTTCGGCGTGATCATCGACGCCGCCGATTATTTCCGCGTGGCCCGCGACGCGATGATGGCGGCGCGCGAGCAGATCATCCTCGTCGGCTGGGATGTCGATCCGCGCATCCTGCTGGACCCTGACGCCGCCGATCGCGAGGAGCCGAACTGCCTTGCGGAGTTCATCCCCTGGCTCGCGAAGCGGCGGCCCGAGCTCCGGATCAACCTCCTGATCTGGAACATGGGCTTCCTGAAGATGCTCGGCCGTGGCCTGTCGGTGTTCACCCTCGCCCGCTGGCGGCTGAGCCGCCATGTTTCCATACGCTTTGACAGCAGCCATCCGATCGGCGGCACCCATCACCAGAAACTGCTCGTCGTCGACGACAGCCTGGCGATGTGCGGCGGGATCGACATGACCTCCGATCGCTGGGACACACCCGATCATATCGACGGCGATCCGCGGCGCGTTCGGCCGAACGGAAATCCCTATCGGCCATGGCACGACACCGCCGGACTGGTCGAGGGGCCGGTTGCAAAGGCTTTGGGTGATCTTGCGCGCACCCGCTGGCATCGCGCGACGGGCAAGCATCTGCCCGAGCCGACACCCCATGACACCAGTTGGCCAGCTATAGTCGAACCGTTGCACCGTGACATCGACGTCGCCATCGCGCGGACTGAGCCGCGCGCCGACGATCATGAAGAGGTGCGCGAAATCGAGCGGCTCTACGTCGACATGATCGCCCGCGCGCGTCGATTCATCTATGCCGACAATCAATATTTTGCGTCGCGGCGCGTAGCCGAAGCGATAGCGAAACGGCTCGAGGAGACTGATGGCCCGGAGATCGTCATCATCAATCCGGTCAGCGCCGACGGCTGGTTGCAGGAAGCCGTCATGGGCAGCGCGCGGGCCGAGCTCTTCTATGCGCTCGCCGAGATCGACCGCGACGATCGCTTCCAGATCTACACGCCGGTCACTGCGGCCGGACGGCATATCTATGTCCATTCCAAGCTGATGATCGTCGACGACGTCATCCTGCGCGTCGGGTCCTCCAACATGAACAACCGCTCGATGGGGCTCGACAGCGAATGCGATATCGCGATCGACCGAAGCGCGAACGGGCAGCCCGATCCTGCGATCACCAGCCTGCGCGAGCGGCTCCTCGCCGAACATCTCGGCACCACCGAACAGGCGGTACGAGACGCCTTTCAGCGAACCGGATCGCTGATCGGGACGATCGAATGCCTGCGCGGGTCGGGCAAGACGCTGAATCCCTTCGAACCCGAGAAGGTCAACGACACCACCTATGCGATCGGCGCCAGCGGACTCCTCGACCCGGAGTCGGTCGACGAGCGCTTCGAACCCCTGTCGAGCCGGGGACTTTTTCGGGGATTTCTGCGGCGCGGAACCCATCAATTGATCGACACTATTCGCGAGCGGCGACGGCTGCGGCGCGAGCGCAACCGGGGGCGCTGGCGACGCAAGTTCCGCCGGATCGTCGACGCCGCGCGCGGCGAGCGCGATTGA
- a CDS encoding M20/M25/M40 family metallo-hydrolase has protein sequence MFAFRKIIPFLAAVAPLALLPAKVSAATGTIAPAQHAEALKIWKAMIAIPTVQGRGEMRRMADYIASQLREAGFAADDIVIEGQGDAVSLAARYRGTAKGKDKAILLSGHMDVVEARTSDWTRDPFTPVEEKGFVYGRGSLDMKFGDAVLVSTLLQLKREGFKPRRDILLLLSGDEETDMATTARLAERYAGEGELLLNADGGGGQLDEQGKPVAFYVQGAEKTYADFEFTVTNPGGHSSRPGPSNAIADVAAIAQRIAAYRFPARTNDLTASYLQQAGEKLGGEMGAALQNFAKNPDDKAALAKLRADPEWVGQTGTTCVPTMISGGHALNALPQKATLSVNCRIFPGESVESVRDRLRVVAADDKATITTLGAPLASDASPLRSDLMKAVRKGIDLSYPGLPISGVMSAGATDSLYFRAKGVPSYGVLGMFLRPEDDFAHGLNERAPIASLDPALALMRTLITDLAR, from the coding sequence ATGTTCGCTTTTCGGAAGATCATCCCATTCCTGGCCGCTGTAGCGCCGCTGGCCCTGCTGCCTGCAAAGGTCTCCGCCGCGACCGGAACCATAGCTCCAGCCCAGCATGCCGAAGCGCTCAAGATCTGGAAGGCGATGATCGCCATTCCGACGGTGCAGGGCCGGGGCGAGATGCGGCGCATGGCCGACTATATTGCCTCACAGCTGCGCGAGGCTGGCTTTGCCGCCGACGACATCGTGATCGAGGGGCAAGGCGACGCGGTCTCGCTCGCCGCGCGCTATCGCGGGACCGCCAAGGGGAAAGACAAGGCCATCCTGCTGTCCGGCCATATGGACGTCGTCGAGGCGCGGACATCCGACTGGACTCGCGATCCCTTCACCCCGGTCGAGGAAAAGGGCTTCGTCTATGGGCGCGGTTCGCTCGACATGAAGTTCGGCGACGCCGTTCTGGTTTCTACTCTGCTCCAGCTCAAGCGCGAAGGCTTCAAGCCGCGGCGCGACATCCTGCTGCTGCTGTCGGGCGATGAGGAGACCGACATGGCCACGACGGCGCGCCTTGCCGAGCGATACGCCGGGGAAGGCGAGCTCCTGCTCAACGCCGATGGCGGAGGCGGCCAGCTCGACGAACAGGGCAAGCCAGTCGCCTTCTATGTCCAGGGCGCCGAGAAGACCTATGCGGATTTCGAGTTTACCGTCACCAATCCCGGCGGGCATTCGAGCCGTCCCGGCCCGTCCAACGCCATTGCCGATGTAGCGGCGATCGCCCAGCGGATCGCTGCCTATCGATTTCCGGCGCGCACCAACGACCTGACCGCCTCCTATCTGCAGCAGGCAGGCGAAAAGCTGGGCGGCGAGATGGGAGCGGCCCTTCAAAACTTCGCGAAGAACCCAGACGATAAAGCCGCTCTCGCGAAACTGCGCGCCGATCCCGAATGGGTGGGCCAGACCGGCACGACCTGTGTGCCGACGATGATTTCGGGAGGCCATGCCCTCAATGCCTTGCCGCAAAAGGCGACGCTGTCGGTCAATTGCCGCATTTTTCCCGGCGAGTCTGTCGAAAGCGTGCGCGACAGGCTGCGGGTTGTGGCGGCGGACGACAAAGCGACGATCACGACATTGGGCGCCCCCCTCGCCAGTGATGCATCGCCGCTGCGTTCCGATCTGATGAAGGCCGTTCGCAAGGGAATAGACCTCAGCTATCCCGGCCTGCCGATATCGGGCGTTATGTCCGCCGGGGCGACCGACAGTCTCTACTTCCGGGCAAAGGGCGTGCCGAGCTATGGCGTGCTGGGCATGTTCCTGCGACCAGAGGATGATTTCGCGCATGGCCTCAACGAGCGGGCGCCGATCGCCAGCCTGGACCCGGCCCTTGCGCTCATGCGGACGCTGATCACCGATCTGGCGCGATAA